From the Synechococcus sp. KORDI-49 genome, the window CGCCTTTTTCGACGTGGCTGCCCGCTGGACTCCGAGGCGGGTGGCCCGCTTCTGCCACATCCCCGAGAAACGTCTGCGGGAGGTGGCCGCTCTGTTTCACCGGCGCGAAACGGTGCTCAGCCTCTGGTCGATGGGGGTGAACCAGCGGCGGGAAGGCACCGCAGTGGTAGGCGGCCTGATCAACCTGCACCTGCTCACCGGCCAGATCGGCAAGCCGGGAGCTGGTCCGTTCTCGCTCACAGGCCAGCCGAATGCCATGGGTGGTCGCGAAGCCGGCGGACTGTCTCACCTACTGCCCGGATATCGGCTGGTGACCAACACTGACCACCGCTCCGACGTGGAGAAGGCCTGGAACCTGCCGGCTGGCCGTATTTCCGCCAAACCAGGGCTGGCAGCCTGGCAGCAGGTGGAGGCGATGGAACGGGGCGAACTGGATCTCTGGTGGGTCGCCGCCACAAATCCACTGGTGAGCATGCCGGACCTGGACCGTGTGAAGGCCGCCATGGGGAACTGCCCCCTGGTGGTGGTGAGTGAGGCCTATGCCGATTCAGAGACCTCCCATTACGCCCACCTGCTGCTGCCCGCTGCCCAGTGGAGCGAAAAGGCCGGTGCCATGACCAATTCCGAACGGCGGGTGACCTACTGCCCGGCCTTCCGACGACCCTTCGGTGAGAGCCGTCCGGACTGGGACGTGTTTGCCGAGGTGGGTCGCCGGCTGGGCTACGCCGAGCAGTTCGGCTTCGAATCAGCGGCTGAGGTGTATGCGGAATTCACAACGCTCACCGCAGGCCGACTCTGTGATGTGAGTGGCCTCAGCCATGCCCTGCTCAACAAGGAGGGACCTCAGCAGTGGCCCTTTCCCAGAGGCTGCAGGCCTGGCACTGAAGCGAAACGGCTGTACTGCGACCAGCATTTCGCCACCCCCAGCGGACGCGCTCGCTTCTGCACCGAGCAACCGCTCGGTCTGGCGGAACCGCCCTGCGACACCTACCCGCTGGTGCTCACAGTGGGGCGCTATCTGGGGCAGTGGCACACGATGACCCGCACCGGCAAGGTGGAACGGCTGCAGTCCATGCACCCGGAGCCGCTGCTGGAGATCCATCCGGAGGACGCGCAGGAGCTCAAGTTGCGTCACGGGGAGCTTGGAGCGATCAGCTCACGCCGCGGCCATCTCACCGCGACGGTTCACGTGACTGATCGCATCCGACGCGGCACCGTTTTCCTGCCGATGCACTGGGGCTTC encodes:
- a CDS encoding molybdopterin oxidoreductase family protein, translating into MSDGPRSVRSQCPYCGVGCGLELLPPAVKGQAVKRDAEGNPMWTARGDRQHPSSLGQVCIKGATVGETLARGRLRQPLFRSSLEDDFAPISWDDALGRITDQIRSSVSRRGNADAIAMYGSGQFHTEDYYLAQKLLKGALGTNNFDANSRLCMSSAVAGYTRSLGSDGPPCCYEDLDHCSVAFLIGTNTAECHPVLFQRLLKRRKRNPGSVKIVVVDPRRTDTAKAADIHLPIAPGSDLALLHGIAHLVLRENGQDATFIDDHTDNYDAFFDVAARWTPRRVARFCHIPEKRLREVAALFHRRETVLSLWSMGVNQRREGTAVVGGLINLHLLTGQIGKPGAGPFSLTGQPNAMGGREAGGLSHLLPGYRLVTNTDHRSDVEKAWNLPAGRISAKPGLAAWQQVEAMERGELDLWWVAATNPLVSMPDLDRVKAAMGNCPLVVVSEAYADSETSHYAHLLLPAAQWSEKAGAMTNSERRVTYCPAFRRPFGESRPDWDVFAEVGRRLGYAEQFGFESAAEVYAEFTTLTAGRLCDVSGLSHALLNKEGPQQWPFPRGCRPGTEAKRLYCDQHFATPSGRARFCTEQPLGLAEPPCDTYPLVLTVGRYLGQWHTMTRTGKVERLQSMHPEPLLEIHPEDAQELKLRHGELGAISSRRGHLTATVHVTDRIRRGTVFLPMHWGFTQEKACEANTLMHDQACPVSKQPELKACAVIVAPAVSVVKPMEQEKGRLDGLRRLLTPALR